One Drosophila kikkawai strain 14028-0561.14 chromosome 3L, DkikHiC1v2, whole genome shotgun sequence genomic window carries:
- the Sqor gene encoding sulfide:quinone oxidoreductase, mitochondrial, whose product MNRRLPGTLRSCRRLLVAPTLTRSLSTTHKLFERQECQVLVVGGGTGGCAMAAKLSSRLGSNKVIVLEPEEKHYYQPMFTLIGGGMKRLDQSHRQMGDVLPKKAKWIQESALNFDPDKNEVSTSGGKTIAYDFLVIATGMQLKYEKIPGLVQALEAPKTNVCSIYSPKYVDNVYDCLRKTYRGNVIFTFPHCPIKCAGAPQKIAYIAEHYFRKMGRRDQLNIIYNTSLPVIFGVKQYADALWKVAKKRNINVNVNRNLVEVRPEDSIAVFEDLAEPGKLYEEVYSMLHVCPPMTAPDVIANCKQLATESGFVDVDAATLQHKKYSNVFAIGDSACTPNSKTAAAAAAQSPVVFKNLMAVIEGKKLTEAYDGYASCPLVTGYSTCILAEFDYSLAPLETFPFDQAKERYTMFIMKKTFMPILYWQLMMRGYWNGPATMRKVLSILKLKK is encoded by the exons ATGAACCGAAGGCTTCCTGGAACCTTAAGGAGCTGCAGAAGGCTTCTCGTTGCACCAACGTTGACCAGAAGCCTTTCCACAACGCATAAGCTCTTTGAGCGGCAAGA ATGTCAAGTTCTGGTCGTTGGTGGCGGCACTGGCGGCTGTGCCATGGCTGCCAAGCTCTCCTCTCGTCTAGGTAGCAACAAGGTGATCGTTCTGGAGCCAGAAGAG AAACACTACTATCAGCCCATGTTCACCCTGATTGGTGGCGGAATGAAGCGTTTGGATCAATCACACAGGCAAATGGGGGATGTCCTGCCCAAGAAGGCCAAGTGGATTCAAGAGTCAGCCTTGAACTTTGACCCAGACAAGAATGAGGTCAGCACATCCGGCGGCAAGACAATCGCATACGATTTCCTGGTCATTGCCACTGGAATGCAACTGAAATATGAGAAG ATACCCGGACTAGTACAGGCCCTGGAGGCCCCAAAAACCAATGTGTGCTCGATCTATTCACCCAAATATGTAGATAATGTCTACGATTGCCTGCGCAAGACGTACAGGGGTAATGTGATCTTTACCTTTCCCCACTGTCCGATCAAGTGCGCTGGAGCACCGCAGAAGATTGCCTACATAGCGGAGCACTATTTCCGGAAG ATGGGCCGCCGGGACCAACTGAATATCATTTACAATACATCCTTGCCTGTGATTTTTGGGGTCAAACAATATGCAGATGCCTTGTGGAAGGTGGCCAAGAAGCGAAATATAAACGTCAATGTGAATCGGAATCTCGTGGAGGTGAGACCCGAGGATAGCATAGCCGTATTCGAGGATCTCGCCGAGCCTGGAAAGCTTTACGAGGAAGTG TACTCCATGCTCCACGTCTGCCCACCAATGACCGCTCCCGACGTGATCGCCAATTGCAAGCAGCTGGCCACCGAAAGCGGATTCGTGGACGTCGACGCGGCAACGCTGCAGCACAAAAAATACAGCAACGTGTTCGCCATTGGCGATTCCGCCTGCACACCCAACTCCAagacagcggcggcggcag CTGCCCAGTCACCGGTTGTATTCAAAAATCTGATGGCGGTGATAGAGGGCAAGAAGCTTACGGAAGCCTACGATGGCTATGCCTCCTGTCCGCTTGTCACCGGCTACAGCACCTGCATCCTGGCTGAGTTCGACTATAGCCTGGCCCCCTTGGAGACATTCCCCTTTGACCAGGCCAAGGAGCGTTATACAATGTTCATCATGAAGAAGACCTTTATGCCGATCCTCTACTGGCAGCTAATGATGAGGGGCTACTGGAATGGACCGGCAACGATGCGAAAAGTACTTTCGATTttgaagcttaaaaaataa
- the pav gene encoding kinesin-like protein KIF23, translating to MKAVPRTPMRVIQKTPRLQPHTTEKHRKDSSEKAKDPVNVFCRVRPLQSEADLTSLRVKNSTTIALNPQDQLLQHHKHNGAQREIQYIFKHVFQPEATQQDVYGSVAQPLVENLLRGRNSLLFTYGVTGSGKTYTMTGNLRHRGIMPRCLDVLFRTISDYQAKKFVFKPDRLNGFEILSEEDALLERQHEMNQRFAGSGRFAFRHKDSDPEIASQASVEPTPLLGLDEDNMYSVFITYIEIYNNSVYDLLEDSGIQKTLQSKIIREDANRHMFVHGVTEVEVKTVEEALEIFQMGQKRKRMGHTVLNAESSRSHSVFNIRLVQAPTDSQGENVVQDKQNITVSQLSLVDLAGSERSSRTKNTGVRLREAGNINNSLMTLRTCLEYLRENQQAASNGMPPKKIPYRDSKITHMFKNYFDGEGQVSMIVCINPRIEDYDENMQVMKFAEMTQEVQIARATPMKTDLGLTPGRRKANKLFKIAVNNLNELGIPEAKDLEVDVGLVYSLGADFPSYQMDSPEAEVKIQELMHYLEQRIEKRKKLRSNLDIKCDSFRQMLMNLDRDNLQLRTELASLKAVYKQERERSAALEKKVRIHESSIDVLNNTLSKRDRQIEELSFKLNEKESQLTQKEHEKEKQKKKFSSKLAVESDKTKREFEHKLREQRAKLTERMRIKDEKLRLVSNILQSEDLPSLPRSQSSEDMLNDKDRGAFTARTESSVPATRTDIYATPRHGAAAANNRHRRSRSAGDKWLEHRAANPVPLGTIMQPYLKNRKSITKLTDMKELTSHGANKYCLVSQEADTDGDVETKLYKGNVIPTCGGGAQVVFNDVECLKQKSPVHSPTRKRPSNGTLSALGGGGAVPSTITSAQDVASRCNLGIEGHSSKKSKI from the exons ATGAAGGCAGT ACCACGGACGCCCATGCGCGTCATCCAGAAAACACCACGATTGCAGCCGCATACAACGGAGAAGCACCGCAAGGACTCATCAGAAAAGGCCAAAGATCCGGTGAATGTGTTCTGCCGCGTCCGACCACTCCAATCGGAGGCGGATCTCACCTCTCTGCGGGTGAAGAACTCAACGACAATTGCGTTAAACCCGCAAGatcagctgctgcagcatcaCAAACATAACGGCGCCCAGCGCGAGATACAGTACATCTTCAAGCACGTCTTCCAGCCGGAGGCCACGCAGCAGGATGTGTACGGATCGGTGGCCCAGCCGCTGGTGGAGAACCTGCTGCGTGGCAGGAACAGCCTTCTCTTCACCTACGGCGTCACGGGTAGCGGCAAGACTTACACGATGACTGGTAACTTGCGGCATCGCGGCATTATGCCACGCTGCCTGGACGTCCTCTTTCGCACTATCTCGGACTATCAGGCCAAGAAGTTTGTCTTTAAGCCCGATAGGCTGAATGGCTTTGAGATTTTGTCCGAGGAGGATGCGTTGCTTGAGCGGCAGCACGAGATGAATCAGAGGTTCGCTGGCTCGGGAAGATTTGCCTTCCGGCACAAGGACTCGGATCCGGAGATCGCTTCCCAGGCCTCTGTAGAGCCAACGCCACTGCTGGGTTTGGATGAAGACAATATGTACTCGGTGTTTATCACCTACATTGAGATTTACAACAACAGCGTGTACGATCTGCTCGAGGATTCGGGTATTCAGAA GACTTTGCAAAGCAAAATCATTCGCGAGGATGCCAATCGTCATATGTTCGTCCACGGCGTTACCGAGGTAGAGGTAAAGACAGTGGAGGAGGCCCTCGAGATCTTCCAAATGGGCCAAAAGCGCAAACGCATGGGCCACACCGTTCTCAATGCCGAATCCAGTCGTAGTCACTCGGTTTTCAACATACGCCTGGTGCAGGCACCCACCGACAGCCAGGGCGAGAATGTGGTCCAGGACAAGCAGAACATTACGGTGAGTCAGCTGTCCCTGGTGGATCTGGCGGGCAGTGAGCGCTCTTCGCGCACCAAGAACACTGGAGTTAGATTAAGGGAAGCGGGCAACATCAACAACTCCCTGATGACGCTGCGCACCTGCCTGGAGTATCTCCGAGAGAATCAGCAGGCGGCCAGCAATGGTATGCCTCCGAAGAAGATACCCTATCGCGACTCCAAGATCACGCACATGTTCAAGAACTATTTCGATGGCGAGGGTCAAGTGTCCATGATTGTGTGCATCAATCCGAGAATAGAGGATTATGACGAGAATATG CAAGTGATGAAGTTTGCTGAGATGACGCAGGAGGTGCAGATAGCCAGGGCCACACCCATGAAAACCGATTTGGGTTTGACTCCAGGTCGTCGCAAGGCCAATAAGCTATTTAAGATAGCCGTCAACAATCTAAACGAGCTGGGCATACCCGAGGCCAAGGATCTGGAGGTGGACGTGGGTCTAGTGTACAGTCTGGGAGCCGATTTTCCCTCTTACCAGATGGACAGTCCCGAGGCGGAGGTTAAAATCCAGGAGCTGATGCACTATCTGGAGCAGCGCATTGAAAAGCGCAAGAAGCTGCGCAGCAATTTGGACATCAAAT GTGACAGCTTCCGCCAGATGCTGATGAACCTAGACCGGGACAATCTTCAACTGCGCACAGAACTCGCCTCCTTGAAGGCTGTGTACAAGCAAGAGCGCGAGCGCAGCGCCGCCTTGGAGAAGAAGGTGCGCATCCACGAGAGCTCCATTGATGTGCTGAACAACACACTAAGCAAGCGGGATCGGCAGATCGAAGAGCTGTCTTTTAAGCTGAACGAAAAGGAGAGCCAGCTCACCCAGAAGGAGCACGAGAAGGAGAAGCAGAAGAAAAAGTTCAGCTCCAAACTGGCCGTGGAGTCGGACAAGACCAAGCGCGAGTTCGAGCATAAGCTGCGTGAGCAGAGGGCGAAGCTTACAGAAAGGATGCGCATCAAGGATGAGAAGCTGCGTTTGGTTTCAAACATACTGCAATCCGAGGATCTGCCCAGTCTGCCGCGATCCCAGAGCTCCGAGGATATGTTAAATGATAAGGATCGCGGGGCGTTTACAGCGCGCACGGAATCCTCAGTGCCGGCAACACGAACTGATATCTATGCCACGCCAAGACAT GGTGCCGCAGCTGCCAACAATCGCCATCGACGCTCTCGTTCCGCTGGCGACAAATGGCTAGAGCATCGGGCTGCCAATCCCGTGCCCTTGGGCACCATCATGCAGCCTTATCTAAAGAACCGCAAGTCCATCACCAAGCTAACCGACATGAAGGAGCTTACATCCCATGGAGCCAACAAGTACTGCCTCGTCTCCCAGGAGGCGGACACCGATGGTGATGTCGAAACCAAGCTATACAAGGGCAATGTAATCCCCACCTGTGGCGGCGGTGCCCAAGTGGTGTTCAACGATGTGGAGTGCCTCAAGCAAAAGTCACCAGTTCATTCGCCCACGAGGAAGCGACCCAGCAACGGCACTCTGTCCGCTCTGGGCGGAGGCGGTGCAGTGCCCAGCACCATCACCTCGGCCCAGGACGTGGCCTCGCGCTGCAACCTCGGCATCGAGGGACACAGCAGCAAGAAGTCCAAGATCTAG